The following coding sequences are from one Gadus macrocephalus chromosome 3, ASM3116895v1 window:
- the stra6l gene encoding STRA6-like isoform X3, translating to MNTTPTQVPDVYCRNNIEEKLVIHLCLIPAVVIIMVLSFFQTRERRWAMDLRLPRMAGHFGIAVPLEAMNSLSNRWSYGFAFGASSRVVFLLFSKQHILFPAPPWAQTFVFLFGAFEVGLVFFPFFACLSTTARGVGAVLGMLYTLAWLGVMLALVITCPHSQFLIRYGNLIWLLPTILSFFFLLGRFFLILVKTVQGRRQNQLLHYSYVLSQEVFDGLDKLIRWLDQSNLASASASASIKEFAIIARKSWMMASITACLISLVYIFHVLMCYRKHMKRLWRGQRGFLPEKFRKNINPASSMAAIARYSGCQIAYTLWGYIIFNIVAFLAILIFAYTMIVPILHGQILKRLTTLGYSLLGLAVLLAVGCLQVYTVKVFFLQDKLSTTEKDKPLALNNRRAFNCFSYFFFFYNVVLGMSACALRLLVSLTVGLVLLPRIDRTIMPKGHETKDLGYTWWVGMIFADHYHGNPTLVCFCNLLWSRSPEPQAAGLYQPFRNTTLESGVHSRARKRWALAYTLLRNPPLILLRKHLASPPPCSTSAQAANQPSDQFTRTRRFVTAARTQTGSTAPSGGGTPPKQLNAQDQRNGPSSSEV from the exons ATGAACACAACGCCAACACA GGTCCCTGACGTTTACTGTAGGAACAACATTGAGGAGAAGTTGGTGATTCACCTCTGCCTGATCCCAGCT GTGGTGATCATCATGGTGCTGTCCTTCTTCCAGACGAGGGAGCGCCGTTGGGCCATGGACCTCCGGCTGCCCCGCATGGCGGGGCACTTTGGCATCGCGGT GCCTCTGGAGGCGATGAACAGCCTGAGCAACCGCTGGTCCTACGGGTTTGCCTTTGGCGCCTCCTCCCGTGTGGTCTTCCTGCTGTTCTCCAAGCAACACATCCTGTTTCCTGCTCCGCCCTGGGCCCAGA CCTTTGTGTTCCTTTTTGGAGCGTTCGAGGTGGGGCTAGTCTTCTTTCCCTTCTTTGCATGCCTTTCTACAACTGCTAGGGGAGTTGGAGCTGTTTTGGGAATGCTCTACACTCTAGCCTG GCTCGGTGTCATGCTCGCGCTTGTAATCACCTGTCCACACAGTCAG tttCTTATTAGGTATGGGAATCTGATATGGTTATTGCCGACCATCCTATCCTTCTTCTTTCTCCTGGGTCGCTTTTTCCTCATATTGGTCAAAACTGTGCAAGGACGCCGACAGAATCAG CTGTTGCACTATTCATACGTGTTGAGCCAGGAGGTCTTTGATGGGTTGGACAAGTTAATTCGCTGGCTGGATCAGTCAAATTTagcctcagcctcagcctcagcctcaATTAAGGAGTTTGCCATCATCGCACGCA AGTCATGGATGATGGCTTCCATCACAGCCTGCCTCATCTCCCTGGTCTACATCTTCCACGTTCTGATGTGTTACAG GAAGCATATGAAGAGGCTGTGGAGGGGGCAGAGGGGCTTCCTCCCTGAGAAGTTCCGCAAGAATATCAACCCTGCTTCTAGTATG gctGCCATTGCAAGATACTCTGGGTGTCAAATCGCTTACACGTTATGGG gTTACATCATCTTTAACATTGTGGCCTTCCTGGCTATCCTGATCTTTGCATATACAATGATCGTTCCCATCCTGCACGGCCAGATCCTGAAGAGACTGACCACTTTGGGCTACTCATT GCTGGGCTTGGCAGTACTCTTGGCCGTCGGTTGCCTGCAGGTATACACTGTCAAGGTGTTCTTCCTGCAGGATAAGCTGAGTACAACAGAGAAAGACAAACCTCTGGCCCTAAACAACAG GAGAGCGTTCAACTGCTTCagctacttcttcttcttctacaacGTGGTGCTGGGGATGAGCGCCTGCGCCCTGCGCCTGCTGGTCAGCCTGACTGTAGGATTGGTGCTGCTGCCTCGCATTGACCGCACCATCATGCCCAAAGGACACGAGACCAAGGACCTGG GCTACACATGGTGGGTGGGCATGATCTTTGCAGACCACTACCATGGCAACCCGACGCTGGTGTGCTTCTGTAACCTGCTGTGGTCCAGATCCCCGGAGCCACAAGCAGCAGGCCTCTACCAGCCGTTCCGTAATACAaccctcg AGTCTGGTGTGCACAGCAGAGCCAGGAAGCGCTGGGCGCTGGCGTACACCCTACTGAGGAACCCTCCACTCATCCTGCTCAGGAAACACCTCGcttcccccccaccctgctccACCTCAGCCCAGGCGGCCAACCAGCCGTCTGACCAGTTCACAAGAACACGAAGATTTGTAACAGCGGCTCGGACACAGACCGGCTCAACAGCCCCCTCTGGCGGGGGAACACCGCCAAAGCAGCTGAACGCACAGGATCAACGCAACGGACCATCGTCATCGGAAGTTTAG
- the stra6l gene encoding STRA6-like isoform X2, protein MNTTPTQVPDVYCRNNIEEKLVIHLCLIPAVVIIMVLSFFQTRERRWAMDLRLPRMAGHFGIAVPLEAMNSLSNRWSYGFAFGASSRVVFLLFSKQHILFPAPPWAQTFVFLFGAFEVGLVFFPFFACLSTTARGVGAVLGMLYTLAWLGVMLALVITCPHSQFLIRYGNLIWLLPTILSFFFLLGRFFLILVKTVQGRRQNQVTGEVIEHHVQYVKRLLRKPPPPGESWFQRRVYKWDPHFRFPNRLIGTTIISLIGLYTLLHYSYVLSQEVFDGLDKLIRWLDQSNLASASASASIKEFAIIARKSWMMASITACLISLVYIFHVLMCYRKHMKRLWRGQRGFLPEKFRKNINPASSMAAIARYSGCQIAYTLWGYIIFNIVAFLAILIFAYTMIVPILHGQILKRLTTLGYSLLGLAVLLAVGCLQVYTVKVFFLQDKLSTTEKDKPLALNNRRAFNCFSYFFFFYNVVLGMSACALRLLVSLTVGLVLLPRIDRTIMPKGHETKDLGYTWWVGMIFADHYHGNPTLVCFCNLLWSRSPEPQAAGLYQPFRNTTLESGVHSRARKRWALAYTLLRNPPLILLRKHLASPPPCSTSAQAANQPSDQFTRTRRFVTAARTQTGSTAPSGGGTPPKQLNAQDQRNGPSSSEV, encoded by the exons ATGAACACAACGCCAACACA GGTCCCTGACGTTTACTGTAGGAACAACATTGAGGAGAAGTTGGTGATTCACCTCTGCCTGATCCCAGCT GTGGTGATCATCATGGTGCTGTCCTTCTTCCAGACGAGGGAGCGCCGTTGGGCCATGGACCTCCGGCTGCCCCGCATGGCGGGGCACTTTGGCATCGCGGT GCCTCTGGAGGCGATGAACAGCCTGAGCAACCGCTGGTCCTACGGGTTTGCCTTTGGCGCCTCCTCCCGTGTGGTCTTCCTGCTGTTCTCCAAGCAACACATCCTGTTTCCTGCTCCGCCCTGGGCCCAGA CCTTTGTGTTCCTTTTTGGAGCGTTCGAGGTGGGGCTAGTCTTCTTTCCCTTCTTTGCATGCCTTTCTACAACTGCTAGGGGAGTTGGAGCTGTTTTGGGAATGCTCTACACTCTAGCCTG GCTCGGTGTCATGCTCGCGCTTGTAATCACCTGTCCACACAGTCAG tttCTTATTAGGTATGGGAATCTGATATGGTTATTGCCGACCATCCTATCCTTCTTCTTTCTCCTGGGTCGCTTTTTCCTCATATTGGTCAAAACTGTGCAAGGACGCCGACAGAATCAG GTTACAGGAGAGGTGATTGAACACCATGTCCAATATGTCAAGAGGTTGCTACGGAAACCGCCTCCTCCtgg ggaAAGTTGGTTCCAAAGAAGGGTGTACAAGTGGGACCCACACTTCAGGTTCCCCAACAGACTGATAGGAACCACCATCATCAGCCTCATAGGCCTCTACACT CTGTTGCACTATTCATACGTGTTGAGCCAGGAGGTCTTTGATGGGTTGGACAAGTTAATTCGCTGGCTGGATCAGTCAAATTTagcctcagcctcagcctcagcctcaATTAAGGAGTTTGCCATCATCGCACGCA AGTCATGGATGATGGCTTCCATCACAGCCTGCCTCATCTCCCTGGTCTACATCTTCCACGTTCTGATGTGTTACAG GAAGCATATGAAGAGGCTGTGGAGGGGGCAGAGGGGCTTCCTCCCTGAGAAGTTCCGCAAGAATATCAACCCTGCTTCTAGTATG gctGCCATTGCAAGATACTCTGGGTGTCAAATCGCTTACACGTTATGGG gTTACATCATCTTTAACATTGTGGCCTTCCTGGCTATCCTGATCTTTGCATATACAATGATCGTTCCCATCCTGCACGGCCAGATCCTGAAGAGACTGACCACTTTGGGCTACTCATT GCTGGGCTTGGCAGTACTCTTGGCCGTCGGTTGCCTGCAGGTATACACTGTCAAGGTGTTCTTCCTGCAGGATAAGCTGAGTACAACAGAGAAAGACAAACCTCTGGCCCTAAACAACAG GAGAGCGTTCAACTGCTTCagctacttcttcttcttctacaacGTGGTGCTGGGGATGAGCGCCTGCGCCCTGCGCCTGCTGGTCAGCCTGACTGTAGGATTGGTGCTGCTGCCTCGCATTGACCGCACCATCATGCCCAAAGGACACGAGACCAAGGACCTGG GCTACACATGGTGGGTGGGCATGATCTTTGCAGACCACTACCATGGCAACCCGACGCTGGTGTGCTTCTGTAACCTGCTGTGGTCCAGATCCCCGGAGCCACAAGCAGCAGGCCTCTACCAGCCGTTCCGTAATACAaccctcg AGTCTGGTGTGCACAGCAGAGCCAGGAAGCGCTGGGCGCTGGCGTACACCCTACTGAGGAACCCTCCACTCATCCTGCTCAGGAAACACCTCGcttcccccccaccctgctccACCTCAGCCCAGGCGGCCAACCAGCCGTCTGACCAGTTCACAAGAACACGAAGATTTGTAACAGCGGCTCGGACACAGACCGGCTCAACAGCCCCCTCTGGCGGGGGAACACCGCCAAAGCAGCTGAACGCACAGGATCAACGCAACGGACCATCGTCATCGGAAGTTTAG
- the stra6l gene encoding STRA6-like isoform X1, producing the protein MNTTPTQVPDVYCRNNIEEKLVIHLCLIPAVVIIMVLSFFQTRERRWAMDLRLPRMAGHFGIAVPLEAMNSLSNRWSYGFAFGASSRVVFLLFSKQHILFPAPPWAQTFVFLFGAFEVGLVFFPFFACLSTTARGVGAVLGMLYTLAWLGVMLALVITCPHSQFLIRYGNLIWLLPTILSFFFLLGRFFLILVKTVQGRRQNQVTGEVIEHHVQYVKRLLRKPPPPGRESWFQRRVYKWDPHFRFPNRLIGTTIISLIGLYTLLHYSYVLSQEVFDGLDKLIRWLDQSNLASASASASIKEFAIIARKSWMMASITACLISLVYIFHVLMCYRKHMKRLWRGQRGFLPEKFRKNINPASSMAAIARYSGCQIAYTLWGYIIFNIVAFLAILIFAYTMIVPILHGQILKRLTTLGYSLLGLAVLLAVGCLQVYTVKVFFLQDKLSTTEKDKPLALNNRRAFNCFSYFFFFYNVVLGMSACALRLLVSLTVGLVLLPRIDRTIMPKGHETKDLGYTWWVGMIFADHYHGNPTLVCFCNLLWSRSPEPQAAGLYQPFRNTTLESGVHSRARKRWALAYTLLRNPPLILLRKHLASPPPCSTSAQAANQPSDQFTRTRRFVTAARTQTGSTAPSGGGTPPKQLNAQDQRNGPSSSEV; encoded by the exons ATGAACACAACGCCAACACA GGTCCCTGACGTTTACTGTAGGAACAACATTGAGGAGAAGTTGGTGATTCACCTCTGCCTGATCCCAGCT GTGGTGATCATCATGGTGCTGTCCTTCTTCCAGACGAGGGAGCGCCGTTGGGCCATGGACCTCCGGCTGCCCCGCATGGCGGGGCACTTTGGCATCGCGGT GCCTCTGGAGGCGATGAACAGCCTGAGCAACCGCTGGTCCTACGGGTTTGCCTTTGGCGCCTCCTCCCGTGTGGTCTTCCTGCTGTTCTCCAAGCAACACATCCTGTTTCCTGCTCCGCCCTGGGCCCAGA CCTTTGTGTTCCTTTTTGGAGCGTTCGAGGTGGGGCTAGTCTTCTTTCCCTTCTTTGCATGCCTTTCTACAACTGCTAGGGGAGTTGGAGCTGTTTTGGGAATGCTCTACACTCTAGCCTG GCTCGGTGTCATGCTCGCGCTTGTAATCACCTGTCCACACAGTCAG tttCTTATTAGGTATGGGAATCTGATATGGTTATTGCCGACCATCCTATCCTTCTTCTTTCTCCTGGGTCGCTTTTTCCTCATATTGGTCAAAACTGTGCAAGGACGCCGACAGAATCAG GTTACAGGAGAGGTGATTGAACACCATGTCCAATATGTCAAGAGGTTGCTACGGAAACCGCCTCCTCCtgg cagggaAAGTTGGTTCCAAAGAAGGGTGTACAAGTGGGACCCACACTTCAGGTTCCCCAACAGACTGATAGGAACCACCATCATCAGCCTCATAGGCCTCTACACT CTGTTGCACTATTCATACGTGTTGAGCCAGGAGGTCTTTGATGGGTTGGACAAGTTAATTCGCTGGCTGGATCAGTCAAATTTagcctcagcctcagcctcagcctcaATTAAGGAGTTTGCCATCATCGCACGCA AGTCATGGATGATGGCTTCCATCACAGCCTGCCTCATCTCCCTGGTCTACATCTTCCACGTTCTGATGTGTTACAG GAAGCATATGAAGAGGCTGTGGAGGGGGCAGAGGGGCTTCCTCCCTGAGAAGTTCCGCAAGAATATCAACCCTGCTTCTAGTATG gctGCCATTGCAAGATACTCTGGGTGTCAAATCGCTTACACGTTATGGG gTTACATCATCTTTAACATTGTGGCCTTCCTGGCTATCCTGATCTTTGCATATACAATGATCGTTCCCATCCTGCACGGCCAGATCCTGAAGAGACTGACCACTTTGGGCTACTCATT GCTGGGCTTGGCAGTACTCTTGGCCGTCGGTTGCCTGCAGGTATACACTGTCAAGGTGTTCTTCCTGCAGGATAAGCTGAGTACAACAGAGAAAGACAAACCTCTGGCCCTAAACAACAG GAGAGCGTTCAACTGCTTCagctacttcttcttcttctacaacGTGGTGCTGGGGATGAGCGCCTGCGCCCTGCGCCTGCTGGTCAGCCTGACTGTAGGATTGGTGCTGCTGCCTCGCATTGACCGCACCATCATGCCCAAAGGACACGAGACCAAGGACCTGG GCTACACATGGTGGGTGGGCATGATCTTTGCAGACCACTACCATGGCAACCCGACGCTGGTGTGCTTCTGTAACCTGCTGTGGTCCAGATCCCCGGAGCCACAAGCAGCAGGCCTCTACCAGCCGTTCCGTAATACAaccctcg AGTCTGGTGTGCACAGCAGAGCCAGGAAGCGCTGGGCGCTGGCGTACACCCTACTGAGGAACCCTCCACTCATCCTGCTCAGGAAACACCTCGcttcccccccaccctgctccACCTCAGCCCAGGCGGCCAACCAGCCGTCTGACCAGTTCACAAGAACACGAAGATTTGTAACAGCGGCTCGGACACAGACCGGCTCAACAGCCCCCTCTGGCGGGGGAACACCGCCAAAGCAGCTGAACGCACAGGATCAACGCAACGGACCATCGTCATCGGAAGTTTAG